The genomic region GATGCCATCCAAGCACTCCTCATCACTCTGCCAAGCAATCCAGGGTGACAAGATTCTAGGCCCGCAACATTAAGCTCACAGAGGCATCTCCTCCAACTGGAAGCTTTTCCAGCCTCGGTAAGCCTTGATTCCAGTGTCAACAGTTGGTGTCACTGCTTGCTGAGGCAGTTGGGAAGGTGACAGGTGTGTGAGTCCTCATCTCCCTccccacacagagcacagcttcCCTACAGAGCATCTCCCTTGAGACTCGCTCCTATTAAAATTCACATCATGCCGTTAGTGCTTCCTGGGCTGGATCCCTGAGCCAAGGTTTTACAGCACGTGAAAGTTTAGAAACCCAAAAGAATGGGATGGGGAAGTATTTCCCCTCCTCTCTGGCCACACTTGCTGCATCTGCTGGTTGTGGCATGAAAGGGAGACACTTGGAAGCTGCTCAGCAAGACAAGCACGCTCCCCTCCCTGTGCAACAACTGCTGTGCTGGACTAGAGGCCAGAATCACATCCAGAATGCTGAAGTGGTGGTGAGAGGCAGGGCATTGCCCCTTACAGCCAAGGACACCCCATTCCTGTCcatgcagctgcagagagaacaGACCAGAGAGCAGCAAATCACTGCTCAGGtgttttctacagaaaatcAGAGATTATATAAACTGGTGCAGCTCCACTTCTATGGTTCACAAGATAAAGCAGTTCTCTCAGGCTGCAGCAagtcccagtgctgtgtgtgtgcctgaTCAAGGAGGTGTGGGCAGGGCACGTCTCCTCCCAAAGTGGAGACAAGTACAGGCAGGAGGGACACTACCTGCTGACCCCTGAAGTTTTCTGTGCAGGTGTGAATGGTTCAGCCAGCATGAGCAGCAAGGAGAAGGGATCAGGGAGAGGCCTCTGCTTCGGGATCATGTGATTGGCATTCCAGGTTTCCATGTTAGCCCATGTCTACACTGCTGCGTGTGGGCGTGGGATGCAGTTGATCTGCTGGAGCAAGGTTCTGTGTGCTGGCTGGCTGTAGAAGCAGGGTGGGAGCACTGTGGGAAGAGAAGGGTAGGAAATGAATACATGTTGATGACTGGTTTTATCTTTCAGATGCCAAAGACTTGGAGCAGCTAAGCAGGAACAAGATCACCCACATTGTTTCAATCCATGAATCCCCCCAGCCCTTGCTGAAGGTAGGGTCCTGCACCAGATGTCACCCTGTagattcctgcagctccttccatgctgcatcttccttccccctctGAGAATCCCACGGCATATACACCTCTCCCTGGTCCCTGATCCCAGAGAGGCTGGGCCGCCCCCCGGCATGGGAAATTGGCTATCTTGTGACTATAACCTGACCTTGAACGCTGACGGGAAACAATTTCCAGCTCTCCAGACTCCTCTTGTTTCCCATCCTCTCCCAAGAGCTGCTGGTGTGCCCTTGCTCTGCCCTTCACCCCAGGGAGAATGTGGCCCCATCCCCATGCAGGGGGGGTGCTGTGTGGGGGAAGCAAAACCCTATAGGCAGCTGTGGGTGAGGAGCAaaagcactgccagccctgctctgaccATGTATGACACCCTGGCTTCAGTGCCTGAGCTTCTCTTCTTCCTATTCTGGCTTCCAGGACATTACCTACCTCCGCATCCCCCTGCCTGACACCCCTGAAGCCAACATGTGAGTACCCTGGGCATGGTGGGGACATGCAGGGAGGCGGGAGGGTGACCAAAGGTGAGGACTCACAGCTTTTCAAGCCCTCCATGTGCTCCAACTCCCTTCAGCTCCTCAAACACAACAACCCGCAGGCTGGAGATGTGATGCTACAGGGCAAGGGACCACCCCTGGACCCCAACAACATCCCAGTTCAGTGACTGTTGTGAGGGTGTGAGCCCTGGGGTGAGGTGAGGGGCAGCCACTCTGCAGCACCCATGGAGAGGGGCAGCAAGCATCTCCCCAGGAAGTGTCTGGAGAGGGGAGAGCACATAAAGGGTATGGAAGCAGACAAGGGCACAGGCGTGGCTGGAGATTCGAGCAGCCAGTGTCCCATTGCCCCAGCATGAGTCACACAAGTCACAGGGCAGCCCCGTGCATCCCCAGCACAGTGTCCCCttctgtgtccccagcacagaaTGAGCTGGCAAATCCACCTTTCCTTGGGAATAAACAGCACTGGGCTGTTCAGGTCTCAGCAGTGACTGGCAGATCCCCTAAAACACCTCAAACAtacagggctgctctgcctgcagctgaaaaTGCTGTTCCACCCCTGAAGTTCTCATTCTgtctggtttatttttccttctagcAAGAGGCACTTCAAGGAATGCATCAGTTTTATCCATCAGTGTCGCCTGCATGGAGGGAACTGCCTCGTCCACTGGTAATGCttcccctgtgcctgctgctgtgtcccccagcTCAGTAGatacagcccccagcccctcacttCAGCTGCAACCCTTGATCAGagccagcctgtgccagaggGCTCTGTGCCAATAGACCCACCCAGGATCCGCCCTTCGCTGTGGCTTGTGACTCAAACCCAGCAGGATCCAGGCAGTCCTGGAGCCAGGGCAGCTTTTTGCTGCAGCTGAGTACATGGGATGAGCAGGGTTTGAGGCAGGCAGccaggcagtggctgctgctcccattCTCTGTAGAGGAGTGGGTATTTATAGGCACTGATGGCCAGGACCTTAGAAGGTCTCAGGCCTCTGGGAGAGTAAGTCGTTGGAGAGGAAGAACTGAAATATCTGAGGCACAGGGGTGGAGGAAGAGGCAAGCATGGGGTCAGGGTGTGCCACTAACATCAGCCCTTCTGTACTTTCCcttgccagcctggctggcatCTCCCGCAGTACCACCGTGGTCGTTGCCTATGTCATGGTTGTCACGGAGCTGAGCTGCCAGGAGGTGCTGGATGCCATCCGAACCATCCGGCCCGTGGCCAACCCCAACCCCGGCTTCAGGCAGCAGCTGTCTGAGTTCAGCGGCAGTGCAGCCCGCAAGGTGGGACCCGCTTCTGccacctgtgccctgctccGTGGCTGAGCCTGCCATGGGCCCCAGAGCAAGGACAGATCCTGAGGGGACTCAGcttcttccctgctccccttgctGGCAAGCTTGGACCTGCCCTTGTAAATCAGCACGATATTTTACTTCTCGCTCCTTCCCCAGGTCCGCAGGCACCTGAAGCAGAAGTATGGGATGTCCCCTTTCAATGATGAGGAAGAAATAAAGGCCTTGCTGCCAGTAGGGAGAGAAGGAACGTCCAGGACAGAGGGAGCTGTGCAAGGACTGGTCCCAAGAGCCAGAGACATGAGGAGCACAAGTCCCTTCCTGCTGCGGGTGAAGAGGACGTTCTCCTGCATCCCGGCTTGTCTGAAGTGACCCAGGCCAAGGGAGAGCAGTGAGCATCACCCAACAGCCTGGGAGAGATGAAGGAGATGCAACACAGTGGGACAGGGAGCACTGGGCAGGAACCTGCACAAAGCCCAGCTCCTTCTTCTCTTCTGGGGTGGGAACGTGCCACCCTCTCTCTGGGCAGGTTTCATGGAGACTGTTGGGCTTTGCAGCACATGCTGGGCTCATCTTCACATCcgctgtgctggggacacagatCTCTGTCCCTGGGTCACTGCAGGCTCCTGCTTGGGGCAGAACACAGAGGGGTCTCTTCTGCCACAGGCCAGTACCCAGGTGTTGGCAGCATCAGCTTTAGCACTTGGGTACCCACTGCATGGCCTCAGGGTGCACAGGAGAGCTGGTGCTCCCCTCAGAGCAGttttcccaccagcagcacaagcTCCCAGCATCCaggtggctgcagagcagggacacaccaGTGTGCCAGCAGCTAATGCCACCACACAGGCTTCCAGGCAAGGGTCCAGCTCCAGACTGGCCAAGCACAAGCCCTGAGCAAGCACTGTAGCTTTAGGAATCCATTGCACCCCATTCCCACCAATCCCAGGGCACAATCTGTAACAGGTGGGAACCAAGCATTTAACCTGGCCAGACCTCACTAGAGCAGAGCCTTAAGCCATTTTGCTTAAAGACTTTATATGTTCCCCAGTAATAAATACCCTTCTCTGTGGTCTGACTCTCCTGTGATGGCCAGGTTGAAACGGGGATGCCAAGGGGGAAGGTCCCAGCATGGGACCagtctggagctgctgctggacactctggaatgggctgggggacactggcATCCTGGAACATGGCTCACCCTGCTGCCTTGTAGGAACATGACAAGGGAGGCCAGAAATGtgagtgccagggcagggctctcaGGGGAcaagctctgctccagcaggtgGGAGCTCACCTGGAGCCTGTTTCACTTTAGCCTTTCCACTCACTGGATCCATGAGGTCCAGGAGTCTTCgggctcctccagctgctgggagtgctgggagccTGGCACCAGCTGAGTATCACAAGCCCCAGACCTGTCCCATTTACACCTTTTCCTGGAGCAGAGTCCCAGGTGGGAAAAATTCTGAGGATGCCCAGCTGGGTCATCAgcattgtccctgctgggaCTCAGAGcatgtttttggggtccccctcatccctgcccaccctctTCTAGGGGGAAGGGATCCTCCAGGAGACAAAGCTTCAAGACCGAGGttccttcctgctgccagcatcTGTCTGCTGAGCTGGGTGCTGCCTTGGGGTGACCCAGGCAGACTGGGAGTTCTACCCTCTCTGGGTAGATACCAAGCGAACTGAATAACCAGGGGTACATCATCCTTCACTGCTCCTGCACCATCTGCCATGGGTTCCCACTCTCCTTCCAGTTCCTTCCAGGCTCTTCTACCCActccctcagccccaggccaggcttTCCAGCACCCTTTGACCTCCTCAGCACTCAGCAGGGTGgaagccctgcagcccaggatcGCACATCTGGGCTGGATTTGTGCCCCATGCAGAGCTGTACCCTCTCACACTGGGACACCTTATGCCAAGGTGTTTGCAACCAGAGATTCCCCTGTTCCCACTGTAAACCCCACAGGGccctccagctcagctccacagcacagcagaacgTATTTATTTTGGCAGATCTGGTTTACACAGCTTGGAAAAACCCGGACAAGGGCAGGGTTAGCTACAAGTTAATGTTTGACTGCCTTTTGAAGCTCATTTTGGCATGAAAAGTTTAAGGGTTAAGCAGCTTCACCTTCCCCGGGAAGGGAGAAGCTGGGTGAGGAATACAGTGGGGAATGTAGCTTCTGAGCGTCCTCGCTGATGCCCGGGTAATTGGATCCCCCGGGTCCTGCGTCAGCGGGCGGCTGCCGTGCCACATGAAATCCCCGGCCGGCCGGCCGATCAAACTGATCCCGGCGGGCTGGGGCTGACAAACGAGCCGGCGGCTGCGATTATCTCCCGGCCTTGGATGTTATCAGTGAAGCCACTGGGAGGCCGCGCAGTGACTCCTTGCCACAGCACAGCTTCCCAAGGCAGAAAGGGGAGATGAGGATTCTCTGTCAGTTCCCAGGCCCTTTTCCCAGAACGTGGCCCCACATCTCGCCCAGATGGAGGGCATAGGTAGTGCCTGGGCTTCACTTTGCAACAAAAGGGTCGCGGGCAGGCTCAGTAAGGAGAGAAAACCCCTGCCAGTGGGGCTCACTCGCACACCCCATGTGGCCCCATGTGCCCTCTGCGCCACGTGGCTGTGCCCTGTCCTCACATCCTCTGGGaaagcccagggctgggctctctgCCATTGATTATTCATTTGGAGACTTTGCAGCCCCAGTAGCTCTCAGAAACTCTGCTTCTCCTCTCGGCCGGAGGTGACTTTCTCTGactcagagcaggaaaggagaCCTGGGTGACTGCAAAAGGAGACTTGGGGGGCAGCAGCcgggcagaggagcagggttTCCCTGCACAGCGACATGAAACTCTGCAGCAGTGATAGAGGAATCAACGGCAGTGTCACCTCAGGGTGGCCTAGTGACTcagcctgtgccctgctgggggccaatggggagctggggcaggatgtGTCCCACCCCGGTCCCggcagcccttggcacagctcaCCCACCCTTCCCACCCGTTTCCCGTTCGACTCGGCACTTAGAGCCCCACGAGGCAGACGTGAGCATTAGAGCAGAGATTTGAGAGATGGGGACATGTGACTGTTCACACCACCCTGGAAACCCCGTGCTCTTCccgcagctccctgcagctccccacagccatGGAGTGAGCAGCTGGTCCCACGGGAGGAcgcagcccctggagcagggatgtgtcCGGCTGGGTCCCCAAcgcaggaaggaaagggagtAGGgtcccttgtccccttcagGGAGCATGTGGGAGACCTGACAGTTTTAGGGAAAGCATTTGGGAGGGGTGCAGAGTTCCGTGTGCCTTCTGGTGCCTTGTCCCCTCTCCCGGGGATGCAGTGTACCTGCCCCCCTTCCGCGAGTGCAGGGCGCGGTGTGTTGAGAAATGCACCTCGTGCAGGTATCTCGGTATGTAAATTACCAGTGCGAGCTGCACATTGTGTTCTGAACGGCAGGAAGAGGCTGGAGCCCCAGGCAAGAGCCGGGAATGGGCGCCCACCCTCTGCCTAACAAAGGGCACTTCCCGGGGTGGGGGTCAATCACCCACAACCTCTGCAGGAGCCGGTGAACAACGGGAAGAGGCTAAAATCACCACTGGTGTACATGGGTGCACTAGTGTACATGGGAGCACACATTGTGAGGATCTGAAACCTCGGGGATgccttttttgggggtccctcccGGAGGCACCAGCTCCAGGTCTTCCCATTACTGTAACCGTCGATTACGACATCACTTTTTCCTGAACACGGGTATTTGACGCTGCTGCGTTGGGAAAagtggagcagagaaaaaaatttaagaacCGTCCCCCCCGTCCTTGGGGCAGACAGAACCTGCGGCGTGCGCCAGGAAAGGGAAAGTGAAAGCCGGAGCCGCTTTCGGTTTCGCCGCCGGGCCGCGATGGCGGAGCCGGGGGCGCCCATGCGGCTGAAGGAGTGGCTGATAGCGCAGATCGACAGCGGCCGGTACCCGGGGCTGCGCTGGGAGAACCGGCAGCGAACGCTCTTCCGCATCCCCTGGAAGCACGCGGCCAAGCAGGATTACCGgcagcaggaggatgctgcGCTCTTCAAGGTACCCCGGGCTCCCCACGGTCCCACCCGGCCTTGGGAATGGCCACCGGGCTGCCTGTGTGCTCCCGGGGCTCCCCATTGCCCGGggctccccagtgcccagctccgTGCGCCCCCCGGCATCGCTCACCCAGCTCACCTGTGCAGCCGAGTTCCATGTGCACCTCCAGGTCTCTCCGTTACCTGCCTCTGTGCGCAGCGCTAGGATTTGGCTCTATGCACACCCCTGGCACACACCGCCCAGCTCCGTGCACCCTCCCGGGGCTGCCGGTGTGCTCCCCCGGCACCCCGGACAACCCGGCTCCCCATTGCCCCCCCACCCCGCTGGTGGACCCCCCTGGACAGCCGAGCCGGCGGTCAGGTTGTGGCACCCCCCACAGTACAGGGCACCCTCTGTCCCTCAGGCTTGGGCCATCTACAAGGGGAAGTACCACGAAGGGACGGACAAGGCCGACCCCTCCACCTGGAAGACGCGGCTGCGCTGCGCCCTCAACAAGAGCACCGACTTCCAGGAGGTGCCCGAGCGGAGCCAGCTGGACATCTCCGAGCCTTACAAGGTGTATCAGATCGTGACTGACAGAGCCTGTGATGCAGGTACGTCCCTTCTGTCCCTCCTCCTGTGGCAGATGTGGGGTTGGTACCTGAACCATGCCTGTATAagccccctgccccacagacaTTACCCTTCCTCCCcactccttttcctctctgggTGTCCCAGACAGCCAGCTGTCTTCCCTGGGACTGTTCCTGCCATTTGCCAGGGGCTCACCAGTTCTTTCTTGCTCTCTGCAGAGGACAGCGACATACAGTCCCCAGGCAGTGAGGACCAGCAGGTgagcctgccctgtgccatccaGGCAGGGGAGAAGGTGGgaccctcaaatccccccctCATCCATCAGCTGCTGTCCCGCTTGCACACTGCCTGTATTTGTCCCACGGGGCTTCAGAGAGGGTCCCCTGTGCCACGCACTGCCAGACCCAGGCAGGGGATCTGCTGGCTTATGGCGTCCATGGTAGAGGAGGGAGCTGGCTCAGGATCCCCcgctgccagctcagccctcaCCAAAGCTCCtcccacccccagggcagcacagcagggagtcCGAAGAAGGAGGAAAGCCCGAAG from Haemorhous mexicanus isolate bHaeMex1 chromosome 18, bHaeMex1.pri, whole genome shotgun sequence harbors:
- the DUSP15 gene encoding dual specificity protein phosphatase 15; this encodes MGNGMSQILPGLYLGNFVDAKDLEQLSRNKITHIVSIHESPQPLLKDITYLRIPLPDTPEANIKRHFKECISFIHQCRLHGGNCLVHCLAGISRSTTVVVAYVMVVTELSCQEVLDAIRTIRPVANPNPGFRQQLSEFSGSAARKVRRHLKQKYGMSPFNDEEEIKALLPVGREGTSRTEGAVQGLVPRARDMRSTSPFLLRVKRTFSCIPACLKLYLPPFRECRARCVEKCTSCRYLEPSITTSLFPEHGYLTLLRWEKWSREKNLRTVPPVLGADRTCGVRQERESESRSRFRFRRRAAMAEPGAPMRLKEWLIAQIDSGRYPGLRWENRQRTLFRIPWKHAAKQDYRQQEDAALFKAWAIYKGKYHEGTDKADPSTWKTRLRCALNKSTDFQEVPERSQLDISEPYKVYQIVTDRACDAEDSDIQSPGSEDQQGSTAGSPKKEESPKDMLDSAHVSPQPWFSGHPTERGCLVRGIFYGWNPTHGQLLPGPQSYLPVEDVNNSDCWLHIRLYYCDVLVKEVTTRTAEGCRITTSAVPADSERLYGPSCMEQIQFPPPQVLSGHGRVACMTNVLERLLPHLERGVLLWVAPEGVFMKRQCQGRVYWNGPLAPHKNWPNKLERERTYKLLDTQQYIQQVRDYLSNGQLLPQYQIYLCFGEEYPTRAGHPFQKLIMAHVEPVFARELFHHAQRLRPTLLCNSPQPCAPGTSSHVLHVLKQLCQP